One window of Brachybacterium ginsengisoli genomic DNA carries:
- a CDS encoding isochorismatase family cysteine hydrolase, which produces MTGVPDDALLLVDLQEAFLDAPGLRDVRGELVSAVSVLAEAARCAGVPIFLISTEHSRDRSTWTLNMLDDDQGYLFHGDPGTQTLSELDTSGMTRIEKTRDSAWLGTDLLMRLHTLGVSRVMIAGVSAHACITQTARDAYAHNIRATVVTDAVADERWDHRRAVFDLLVADRQAELAHVQECVTRWSR; this is translated from the coding sequence ATGACCGGGGTTCCCGATGATGCACTTCTCCTCGTCGACCTGCAGGAGGCGTTCCTGGACGCCCCGGGGCTGAGGGACGTCCGCGGCGAGCTCGTGAGCGCCGTCTCCGTCCTGGCGGAGGCGGCACGATGCGCCGGCGTGCCGATCTTCCTGATCAGCACGGAGCACAGCCGGGATCGTTCGACGTGGACCCTGAACATGCTCGACGACGACCAGGGATACCTGTTCCACGGCGATCCGGGCACGCAGACGCTCTCCGAGCTGGACACGTCCGGGATGACCCGGATCGAGAAGACGCGTGACAGCGCCTGGCTCGGGACGGATCTCCTGATGCGGCTGCACACCCTCGGCGTCTCCCGGGTGATGATCGCCGGAGTCTCCGCGCATGCCTGCATCACCCAGACCGCGCGGGACGCCTATGCGCACAACATCAGAGCCACGGTCGTCACCGATGCCGTCGCCGACGAGCGGTGGGACCACCGTCGCGCCGTGTTCGACCTCCTCGTCGCCGATCGGCAGGCCGAGCTGGCCCATGTCCAGGAGTGCGTGACGCGGTGGTCGAGGTGA
- a CDS encoding catalase, whose product MASTENASDPAPGRPSSRPPSLQEPTEPTGPLPPKSDQQGAQPRTPTGAEPGREPSTTAQQGEFLTTSQGARLRDTDHSLKAGRRGPVLLQDHHLREKITHFDHERIPERVVHARGAAAHGVFEGYGTAEPVCRAGFLAKGVRTEVFTRFSTVVGSRGSMDTARDTRGFATKFYTEEGTFDLVGNNIPVFFIQDGMKFPDVVHAAKPHPDREIPQAQSAHDTFWDFVSLHTEAQHHTLWFMGDRGIPRSFRMMEGFGVHTFRLSNSDGETSLAKLHWKPALGVHSLTWEEAQLLGGADPDFHRRDLADAIESGAYPSWELGIQVFPDNAEQSFEGIDLLDPTKFVPEELAPVQPVGRLTLDRNPRNYFAETEQVAFNPGHLVPGIDVTDDPLLQVRLFSYVDTQLTRLGGPNFAQLPINRAHAPINDMLRDGYGQQGDHSGVAPYQPNSLDGGCPFLAGEMDGALEDLPVVVPESVKERALSATFEDHFSQARLFWRSMTPVERDHIVDAYSFELAKCYEATIRERQLQSLANIDGELCARVAAALGMTAPERTIPAEDGTDGAPVTSAPLSQLGARWPTDGRTIGIVVDPDGDNSALLALHDAVVAASMTPIVIAPRGGEVAGVPVGRTFGTAASAELDALLLAGNPLTAPDARPSVDPTAGAPSSGEVEPRVGTLIDDCWRHAKAMGAWGEGRTALAARTAPGGAGLVAGEDGRAVLSEIRTLLESHRVWERFPADA is encoded by the coding sequence GTGGCATCCACCGAGAACGCTTCAGATCCCGCACCCGGCCGCCCGAGCAGTCGGCCCCCCTCGCTCCAGGAGCCGACGGAGCCCACCGGCCCGCTCCCCCCGAAGTCGGACCAGCAGGGTGCACAGCCCCGCACCCCCACGGGCGCCGAGCCCGGTCGGGAGCCGTCCACCACTGCGCAGCAGGGGGAGTTCCTGACCACCTCTCAGGGCGCACGGCTGCGGGACACCGACCATTCGCTCAAGGCCGGCAGGCGCGGCCCCGTGCTGCTGCAGGACCATCATCTGCGGGAGAAGATCACCCATTTCGACCATGAGCGGATCCCGGAGCGAGTGGTCCACGCCCGCGGGGCGGCGGCGCACGGGGTGTTCGAGGGCTATGGGACCGCGGAGCCCGTCTGCCGGGCGGGCTTCCTCGCGAAGGGCGTGCGCACCGAGGTGTTCACGCGGTTCTCGACCGTCGTCGGCTCCCGCGGCTCCATGGACACCGCGCGCGACACCCGCGGCTTCGCGACGAAGTTCTACACCGAGGAGGGCACCTTCGATCTCGTCGGCAACAACATCCCGGTGTTCTTCATCCAGGACGGCATGAAGTTCCCCGATGTGGTGCACGCGGCGAAGCCGCATCCGGACCGGGAGATCCCGCAGGCGCAGAGCGCCCACGACACGTTCTGGGATTTCGTCTCGCTCCATACCGAGGCGCAGCATCACACGCTGTGGTTCATGGGAGACCGCGGCATCCCGCGCTCGTTCCGGATGATGGAGGGCTTCGGCGTCCACACCTTCCGGCTCTCGAACAGCGACGGCGAGACATCGCTGGCGAAGCTCCACTGGAAGCCGGCGCTCGGTGTGCACTCCCTGACCTGGGAGGAAGCGCAGCTCCTCGGCGGCGCGGACCCGGACTTCCATCGTCGCGACCTCGCCGATGCGATCGAGTCCGGTGCCTATCCGAGCTGGGAGCTCGGCATCCAGGTGTTCCCCGACAACGCGGAGCAGAGCTTCGAGGGCATCGATCTCCTGGATCCCACGAAGTTCGTCCCCGAGGAGCTCGCGCCGGTCCAGCCTGTCGGGCGGCTCACCCTGGACCGCAATCCCCGCAACTACTTCGCCGAGACGGAGCAGGTCGCCTTCAACCCCGGCCATCTGGTGCCGGGCATCGACGTCACCGACGACCCGCTGCTGCAGGTGCGGCTGTTCTCCTACGTCGACACCCAGCTGACCCGGCTGGGCGGGCCGAACTTCGCCCAGCTGCCGATCAACCGCGCCCATGCTCCGATCAACGACATGCTGCGCGACGGCTACGGGCAGCAGGGCGACCACTCCGGTGTCGCGCCCTATCAGCCGAACTCGCTGGACGGCGGGTGCCCGTTCCTGGCGGGCGAGATGGACGGGGCCCTCGAGGACCTCCCGGTGGTCGTGCCGGAGAGCGTGAAGGAGCGCGCCCTCTCGGCGACGTTCGAGGACCACTTCAGCCAGGCCCGACTCTTCTGGCGCAGCATGACCCCGGTCGAGCGGGATCACATCGTCGACGCCTACTCCTTCGAGCTCGCGAAGTGCTACGAGGCGACGATCCGCGAACGACAGCTGCAGTCGCTGGCGAACATCGACGGGGAGCTGTGCGCACGGGTCGCCGCAGCGCTCGGGATGACCGCCCCCGAGCGGACGATCCCGGCCGAGGACGGGACCGACGGCGCGCCGGTCACCAGCGCACCGCTCTCGCAGCTGGGCGCCCGATGGCCGACCGACGGACGGACGATCGGCATCGTCGTGGACCCCGACGGCGACAACTCGGCCCTGCTCGCCCTGCACGATGCCGTCGTGGCGGCCTCGATGACACCGATCGTGATCGCCCCGCGCGGCGGAGAGGTGGCGGGCGTGCCCGTTGGGCGGACCTTCGGCACCGCAGCGTCCGCGGAGCTCGACGCCCTGCTCCTCGCGGGCAACCCGCTCACCGCCCCGGATGCACGGCCCTCGGTCGATCCGACGGCCGGAGCACCCAGCAGCGGAGAGGTCGAGCCCCGCGTCGGCACGCTGATCGACGACTGCTGGCGTCATGCCAAGGCGATGGGTGCCTGGGGCGAGGGGCGCACGGCGCTGGCAGCACGCACGGCCCCCGGCGGCGCCGGGCTCGTGGCCGGAGAGGACGGTCGGGCCGTCCTCTCCGAGATCCGGACCCTGCTGGAGAGCCATCGCGTCTGGGAGCGGTTCCCGGCCGATGCCTGA
- a CDS encoding ATP-dependent DNA ligase, producing MATDEQSVRIEDRTLKVSNLEKVFFSSTGTTKGEVLDYYRRIAAVMIPQARRRPATRKRWVDGVGTADRPGTVFFRKDLEDRAPSWVPRADLEHSDGVSTYPLVDETAVLVWLAQLAALEIHTPQWRFDEDLTASNPDRLVLDLDPGPGADLTDCARVALWCREILEDMAMESFPVTSGSKGIHLYAPLDGAATAQQITQVAHELARALEEDHPDLVVSDMKKSLRSGRVLVDWSQNNGHKTTVCPYSLRGRLRPSVAAPRTWEEIEDPELDQLELGDVLRRVEDGMDPIAALGSSAGKGGTEGGASSGGRSRDRLEVYRSRREASRTPEPVPEGRPDPEGARDPREPEDPMFVIQEHHASRLHWDFRLEHDGVLVSWAVPKGPPVDVDVNRLAVQTEDHPLEYGTFEGTIPKGEYGAGDVTLWDTGSLEVETWRDGEEIVVVCHGRPDGGLGGAPRRFAFVHTGGMGGNGDPTSGRADASWLLHLTKDQPPTGEEPASCEGRGRPREERAPSASSPTSASSSGARPEPAAMSDPISPMLATLGSRDDIRDQDDWAFEMKWDGVRVVATVTAEAVRLTSRGGKDLTSTFPELAELLEALDPAALAAGETVLDGEIVALDARDRPSFSRLQRRLGLTRDRDVERARKEVEAHVMIFDLLRRGGVPLLRTPYRERRSALFDTVRSTEHIHVPQADHGDVDHAIELSKELQLEGVMAKTETGVYQPGRRSRTWIKIKNARHQEVVVIGWRHGKGGRSGSIGSLLLAIPDGEGVLRYVGRVGTGFSDRDLEQITSTLASRARRTPPADDVPAADRRDAEWVRADLVGEVRYSERTEDGRLRHPVWRGWRRDKQAHEVRGEQ from the coding sequence ATGGCCACCGATGAGCAGAGCGTCAGGATCGAGGACCGCACGCTGAAGGTGTCGAACCTCGAGAAGGTCTTCTTCTCCTCCACGGGGACCACCAAGGGAGAGGTGCTGGACTACTACCGACGCATCGCCGCGGTGATGATCCCGCAGGCGAGGCGGCGCCCGGCGACCCGCAAGCGGTGGGTCGACGGGGTGGGGACCGCCGATCGGCCCGGCACGGTCTTCTTTCGCAAGGATCTCGAGGATCGCGCCCCGTCGTGGGTGCCGCGTGCGGACCTCGAGCACAGCGACGGCGTCTCCACCTATCCGCTGGTCGACGAGACCGCCGTGCTGGTGTGGCTCGCGCAGCTGGCGGCGCTCGAGATCCACACGCCCCAGTGGCGATTCGACGAGGATCTGACGGCGTCGAACCCCGACCGCCTCGTGCTGGACCTCGACCCTGGGCCGGGAGCCGACCTCACGGACTGCGCCCGCGTCGCCCTGTGGTGCCGCGAGATCCTGGAGGACATGGCGATGGAGTCCTTCCCGGTCACCTCCGGCTCCAAGGGCATCCACCTCTACGCGCCGCTGGACGGCGCCGCCACCGCTCAGCAGATCACCCAGGTCGCCCACGAACTGGCGAGGGCGTTGGAGGAGGATCATCCTGATCTCGTGGTCAGCGACATGAAGAAGTCATTGCGGTCGGGCAGGGTGCTCGTGGACTGGTCGCAGAACAACGGGCACAAGACCACGGTGTGCCCCTACTCGCTGAGAGGACGGCTGCGCCCATCGGTGGCGGCGCCCCGCACGTGGGAGGAGATCGAGGACCCCGAGCTCGATCAGCTCGAGCTCGGCGACGTCCTGCGTCGGGTCGAGGACGGCATGGACCCGATCGCGGCGCTGGGCTCGAGCGCCGGGAAGGGCGGGACGGAGGGCGGCGCCTCGTCGGGCGGGCGGTCGAGGGACCGCCTGGAGGTCTACCGCTCCAGGCGGGAGGCGTCGAGGACACCCGAGCCCGTCCCGGAGGGACGGCCGGATCCGGAGGGGGCACGTGACCCTCGCGAGCCGGAGGACCCGATGTTCGTGATCCAGGAGCACCACGCGTCCCGACTGCACTGGGACTTCCGTCTCGAGCACGACGGGGTGCTGGTCTCCTGGGCTGTGCCCAAGGGCCCCCCGGTCGACGTCGACGTGAACCGCCTTGCGGTGCAGACCGAGGACCACCCGCTCGAGTACGGGACCTTCGAGGGCACGATCCCGAAGGGCGAGTACGGCGCCGGCGACGTCACCCTCTGGGACACCGGGTCCCTGGAGGTCGAGACGTGGCGCGATGGAGAGGAGATCGTCGTCGTCTGCCACGGTCGCCCGGACGGTGGCCTCGGCGGCGCGCCACGCCGTTTCGCCTTCGTCCACACCGGCGGCATGGGCGGGAACGGTGATCCCACGTCGGGGAGGGCCGATGCCAGCTGGCTGCTGCACCTCACGAAGGACCAGCCGCCGACGGGGGAGGAGCCGGCGTCGTGCGAGGGGCGGGGGAGGCCTCGGGAAGAGCGCGCTCCTTCGGCGTCTTCCCCCACCTCGGCGTCGTCCTCGGGGGCCCGGCCCGAGCCGGCCGCCATGAGCGATCCGATCTCGCCGATGCTCGCCACTCTCGGGAGCCGGGACGACATCCGTGACCAGGACGACTGGGCCTTCGAGATGAAGTGGGACGGGGTGCGTGTCGTCGCCACGGTCACGGCGGAGGCAGTCCGCCTGACCAGCCGCGGTGGAAAGGACCTCACCTCCACCTTCCCCGAGCTCGCCGAGCTGTTGGAGGCGCTCGATCCCGCGGCCCTCGCTGCGGGGGAGACCGTCCTCGACGGTGAGATCGTCGCACTCGACGCCCGCGACCGCCCCTCCTTCTCCCGACTGCAGCGACGACTCGGTCTCACGCGAGACCGCGATGTGGAACGGGCCAGGAAGGAGGTCGAGGCGCATGTGATGATCTTCGACCTGCTCCGGCGCGGAGGCGTTCCGCTGCTTCGCACCCCGTACCGCGAGCGCCGATCCGCGCTGTTCGACACGGTGCGGTCGACCGAGCACATCCACGTGCCGCAGGCGGACCACGGCGACGTCGACCACGCCATCGAGCTCTCGAAGGAGCTCCAGCTCGAAGGCGTCATGGCGAAGACCGAGACGGGTGTCTACCAGCCCGGCAGGCGCAGTCGCACCTGGATCAAGATCAAGAACGCCCGCCACCAGGAGGTCGTGGTCATCGGCTGGCGACACGGGAAGGGCGGTCGCTCCGGGAGCATCGGGTCCCTGCTGCTGGCGATCCCCGACGGGGAGGGTGTCCTGCGCTACGTCGGTCGTGTCGGGACGGGATTCAGCGACCGGGATCTCGAGCAGATCACGAGCACGCTCGCCTCCCGTGCCCGCAGGACGCCACCGGCGGACGACGTGCCCGCTGCGGATCGCCGCGATGCGGAGTGGGTGCGTGCGGACCTCGTCGGGGAGGTCCGGTACAGCGAGCGCACCGAGGACGGCCGCCTGCGGCATCCTGTGTGGCGGGGATGGAGGCGTGACAAGCAGGCGCACGAGGTACGAGGAGAGCAGTGA
- the ku gene encoding non-homologous end joining protein Ku encodes MRAIWSGEITFGLVNVPVKLYGATRSHDLSFHQVHDEDHGRIRYQRTCEVCGREIDYEHIDKAYDDGDKTVVLTDEELDELPAEDNDEIDVVQFVPDEQVDPILLGTSYFLEPVGRSSKAYVLLRRTLEDTERTAVVTFTLRTKTRLGVLRVHEDLLALQTLRWPSDLKEVDFGPKSTRVSAKERSMSAALVDQFSGDFDPEQFTDEYQAQLRQLVEAKLEEGDAVDTDATFGRDGSTEDEGDGKVISLMDALERSVQKRRDAASSSGGRNGPTASSTTGRATATKTTKKSKTAKNSKKSKTTKSSKTSAAEEKKSAAGDKKGSARTKKASAKGKTSSSRPSSSSRTSKKSA; translated from the coding sequence ATGCGCGCTATATGGAGCGGTGAGATCACGTTCGGGCTCGTCAACGTCCCGGTGAAGCTGTACGGTGCGACCCGCTCGCACGACCTCTCCTTCCACCAGGTCCATGACGAGGACCACGGGCGCATCCGGTACCAGCGCACCTGCGAGGTCTGCGGCCGCGAGATCGATTACGAGCACATCGACAAGGCCTACGACGACGGCGACAAGACCGTGGTGCTCACCGACGAGGAGCTCGACGAGCTCCCTGCGGAGGACAACGACGAGATCGACGTGGTGCAGTTCGTCCCGGACGAACAGGTCGATCCGATCCTGCTCGGGACCTCCTACTTCCTCGAGCCGGTGGGCCGTTCCTCGAAGGCGTACGTGCTCCTGCGCCGCACTCTCGAGGACACGGAGCGCACCGCCGTCGTCACCTTCACGCTGCGCACGAAGACCCGTCTCGGGGTGCTCCGGGTGCACGAGGACCTCCTCGCCCTGCAGACCCTGCGCTGGCCCTCTGACCTCAAGGAGGTGGACTTCGGCCCGAAGTCCACCAGGGTCTCCGCGAAGGAGAGATCGATGTCCGCCGCACTGGTCGACCAGTTCAGCGGCGACTTCGATCCCGAGCAGTTCACGGACGAGTACCAGGCACAGCTGCGCCAGCTCGTGGAGGCCAAGCTCGAGGAGGGAGATGCGGTCGACACCGACGCGACCTTCGGCCGGGACGGCTCGACGGAGGACGAGGGGGACGGGAAGGTGATCAGCCTGATGGATGCGCTGGAGCGCAGCGTGCAGAAGCGGCGCGACGCGGCGTCGTCGTCCGGAGGCCGGAACGGGCCGACGGCCTCGAGCACCACAGGCAGGGCGACCGCGACGAAGACGACGAAGAAATCCAAGACGGCGAAGAACTCGAAGAAGTCGAAGACCACGAAGAGCTCGAAGACGTCAGCCGCCGAGGAGAAGAAGTCGGCGGCCGGTGACAAGAAGGGGTCGGCGAGGACGAAGAAGGCGTCGGCCAAGGGGAAGACGTCGTCCTCCCGCCCCTCGAGCTCGTCCCGCACCTCGAAGAAGTCCGCGTAG
- a CDS encoding plasmid stabilization protein has protein sequence MPDAWSDKRERQYEHVKESLTDQGRSSDEAEEIAARTVNKTRAQEGESEEASRTSTEDMSPAERGGQRSHSGPQGRTKDQLYEDAKRQNIEGRSSMDKDELRDAVEDR, from the coding sequence ATGCCCGACGCGTGGAGCGACAAGCGCGAACGCCAGTACGAGCACGTCAAGGAGAGCCTGACGGACCAGGGACGCTCCTCCGACGAGGCCGAGGAGATCGCAGCCCGGACCGTCAACAAGACCCGAGCCCAGGAGGGTGAGTCCGAGGAGGCCAGCCGGACGTCCACCGAGGACATGTCCCCGGCGGAACGCGGAGGACAGAGATCCCACTCAGGGCCGCAGGGGCGCACGAAGGACCAGCTCTACGAGGACGCCAAGCGCCAGAACATCGAAGGCCGTTCCTCGATGGACAAGGACGAGCTCCGGGACGCGGTCGAGGACCGCTGA